CTACGACATCCACGACTACGCCTCCGCAGTCCAGTTGACCGACCTCGCGAAGGCCATCGGCGCCCGCACGCTCTGCGGCACCCTCGACCTCTCGATCTTCGGGTATACCGTGGTCAACAGCCTCAATGCGATCCTGCAACTCTCTGCAAATGAGTTCAACAGGATCTACGGGTGGAGCACGGAGCGTGCACTCATTTTCACGAATGTCTCGACCGGGAAATCTCCCTTCGTGGCGATCCGGGTGACCCCCTTCAAGCCGCGCTGCGTCATCCTCCAGGGACTGGAGGTAGAGCAGGTTCACCCGCTCGTTCCCCGTCTTGCTGAACGGGACCGGATAACCGTCCTGTGCACATCGATGGACGTCGAATCTATTGTCAACACCTTGAGGG
This window of the Methanofollis ethanolicus genome carries:
- a CDS encoding helix-turn-helix domain-containing protein; the encoded protein is MNSELRKQLAEKMAGEITLSDSPGKALKKWRMSFDIPQGVLSERLGVSPSVISDYEGGRRKSPGTAVVGKIVDTILAIDEENGGRHIQRFSRILFTNIDEDVIYDIHDYASAVQLTDLAKAIGARTLCGTLDLSIFGYTVVNSLNAILQLSANEFNRIYGWSTERALIFTNVSTGKSPFVAIRVTPFKPRCVILQGLEVEQVHPLVPRLAERDRITVLCTSMDVESIVNTLREKEW